A genomic region of Antennarius striatus isolate MH-2024 chromosome 4, ASM4005453v1, whole genome shotgun sequence contains the following coding sequences:
- the LOC137593465 gene encoding fatty acyl-CoA hydrolase precursor, medium chain-like has product MRAALFTVYLLPVLGAIARANPAGSTDLVVSLKNGLIRGGYVTVKGTDRRVKQYLGIPFALPPVGPLRFAAPKNAEPWEGVRDGTHHPPLCIQSKEMLVNVSKTMSVQYTAQELSEDCLYLNVYTPVDATKGDNLPVMVWIHGGGLVMGAASQYDGAPLAAYENMVMVIIQYRLGILGFLSTGDEHARGNWGFLDQLASLRWVQENIEAFGGNPQSVTVAGESAGGISASTLTLSPLSKGLFHRAIFQSGVSTVGSYTTSHPLGHAKIVANSSGCDHSSTEELIQCMRTKTQDELVDVTKRMRIYLGSVVDGLFLPDTAEELLKRKEVLKVPLIVGMTNHEFGWILPQSFVPPGWEHGMNRESVLRVVNMFNPNGASSVNNLIVDEYLKDAKTPEEIRDAFTDIMGDLLMTLPILSVAGYHSDTGVPVYLYEYVYRAEMHKHTRPSFVKADHADDVGFVFGACFWNGHVKILGNITQDDEQFCRTMMAYWASFARSGSPNGPGLVSWPQYDKQKQEYMELGLTPTVRQNLRGDKVHFANVVLPQRLQQLAAAAAAAAAANPEK; this is encoded by the exons ATGAGAGCAGCGCTGTTCACCGTCTATCTCCTTCCTGTGCTGGGAGCGATAGCACGGGCAAACCCTG CAGGGAGCACTGACCTTGTGGTCTCTCTGAAAAACGGCCTGATCAGAGGGGGATATGTGACGGTGAAAGGCACAGACAGGAGGGTGAAGCAATACCTGGGAATCCCCTTTGCTCTACCCCCTGTGGGGCCCCTTCGATTCGCTGCTCCCAAGAATGCAGAGCCATGGGAGGGGGTGAGAGACGGTACTCATCATCCTCCCCT GTGTATCCAGAGTAAAGAAATGCTGGTTAATGTTTCTAAGACCATGTCAGTGCAATACACCGCTCAAGAGCTTTCAGAAGACTGTCTGTATCTGAACGTCTACACTCCAGTTGATGCAACGAAAGGAGACAATCTACCA gTGATGGTGTGGATCCACGGTGGAGGTCTGGTCATGGGTGCAGCCTCTCAGTATGACGGCGCTCCATTAGCTGCTTACGAAAACATGGTGATGGTTATTATTCAGTATCGCCTTGGTATTCTGGGATTCCTGAG CACTGGAGATGAACACGCACGTGGCAACTGGGGCTTCTTGGATCAGCTGGCTTCTCTGAGATGGGTGCAGGAAAATATTGAGGCTTTTGGGGGCAATCCACAATCTGTCACAGTCGCTGGAGAATCTGCAGGGGGAATCAGCGCGTCCACACTG ACTCTGTCTCCACTATCAAAAGGATTATTTCACAGAGCAATTTTTCAAAGTGGAGTATCAACAGTTGGGTCCTACACTACAAGTCATCCATTGGGTCATGCCAAG ATTGTTGCCAACTCCTCTGGGTGTGACCACAGCAGCACCGAGGAGCTGATCCAGTGCATGAGAACGAAGACTCAAGATGAGCTGGTTGATGTGACTAAAAGG ATGAGGATTTACCTGGGAAGTGTGGTGGATGGCTTGTTTCTTCCTGACACTGCTGAAGAGCTTCTCAAGAGGAAAGAAGTCCTTAAGGTGCCGCTGATTGTGGGAATGACCAACCATGAGTTTGGATGGATCCTCCCTCAG AGCTTTGTCCCTCCAGGATGGGAGCATGGGATGAACAGAGAATCTGTACTCCGAGTGGTGAACATGTTCAATCCCAACGGG GCCTCATCAGTCAACAACCTCATCGTGGACGAATACCTGAAAGATGCTAAAACCCCTGAGGAGATCAGGGATGCCTTCACTGACATTATGGGAGATCTGCTGATGACACTGCCCATTCTTAGCGTGGCAGGATACCACTCAG ACACAGGCGTTCCGGTTTACCTCTATGAGTATGTTTACCGCGCTgagatgcacaaacacaccagacCCAGCTTTGTGAAGGCAGACCATGCAGATGATGTGGGTTTTGTGTTTGGTGCATGCTTCTGGAATGGACATGTAAAAATCTTGG GCAATATTACCCAGGATGATGAACAATTTTGTCGGACAATGATGGCTTACTGGGCCAGTTTTGCCCGTTCTGG CTCTCCCAACGGCCCTGGTCTGGTCAGCTGGCCTCAGTATGACAAGCAGAAACAGGAGTACATGGAGTTGGGCCTGACGCCAACAGTGAGACAGAACCTGAGGGGCGACAAGGTTCACTTTGCAAACGTCGTTCTCCCTCAAAGGCTGCAacagctagcagcagcagcagcggcagcagcagcagctaacCCTGAAAAGTGA